One region of Armigeres subalbatus isolate Guangzhou_Male chromosome 3, GZ_Asu_2, whole genome shotgun sequence genomic DNA includes:
- the LOC134221515 gene encoding BRD4-interacting chromatin-remodeling complex-associated protein-like, whose amino-acid sequence MVCCDRCDEWFHFICVGVNEDVANRSWSCPECSASINPASQLPPPPTSPTATTGEPPIRPPSPSPPPIHPSRTPTPRPRNSMIQTPPPPQVSTDLPPVPSPRPRAHGSHMIPSSTFQRSQGLLTPVAEVTEVRSASRNMMEEEDLVNRLPSDLRIQFLEQQEAIELRYLRRRFQMLLDSSSSVNHRITPPHRDNVTAPVSHSSPVCSNQVAAPSTARNNIVSPFVPIAQPQPVGLSNRLPTLNEQLDDTNKRLYIPALRSHPAIQRPAASTFQTDYLPSALPYSHPPGNQRTHASAFAPSTSNLPPIGHEFYPSAIHDDHTAVGGVTLLNRSQIAARHAVPKELPIFTGEPEEWPLFFASYENTTHLCGLTAEENMIRLQRCLKERR is encoded by the coding sequence ATGGTGTGCTGTGACCGGTGTGACGAGTGGTTCCACTTCATTTGCGTCGGAGTCAACGAGGACGTGGCCAATCGTTCCTGGAGCTGCCCGGAATGTTCAGCGTCGATAAATCCGGCTTCACAATTGCCACCACCGCCGACCTCGCCTACAGCAACCACAGGTGAGCCACCTATACGTCCACCTTCACCGTCTCCGCCACCAATACATCCTTCTCGGACGCCAACACCACGTCCCCGAAATTCGATGATTCAAACTCCGCCGCCACCGCAAGTTTCCACCGATCTTCCACCAGTGCCTTCCCCTCGTCCTCGGGCACATGGATCACATATGATTCCTTCATCTACGTTCCAGCGTTCACAGGGCTTACTTACTCCTGTCGCTGAGGTTACGGAAGTGAGGAGCGCAAGTCGAAATATGATGGAAGAAGAGGATCTCGTTAATAGACTACCCTCGGATCTACGAATTCAATTCTTGGAACAGCAAGAAGCCATAGAATTACGTTATTTAAGGCGTAGGTTCCAGATGTTATTGGACTCATCGTCAAGTGTGAATCACCGAATAACTCCACCTCATCGTGATAATGTCACGGCTCCTGTAAGTCATTCTTCACCTGTGTGTTCCAACCAAGTCGCAGCACCGTCCACTGCACGAAACAACATTGTTTCACCATTCGTTCCAATTGCGCAGCCCCAACCGGTTGGTCTATCGAATCGTCTACCCACTTTAAACGAGCAACTGGATGATACTAATAAGCGTCTGTATATTCCTGCGCTTCGTTCTCATCCTGCTATTCAACGTCCGGCTGCTTCGACATTCCAAACCGATTATCTCCCTAGTGCTCTCCCGTATTCTCATCCTCCCGGTAATCAACGGACTCACGCCTCTGCTTTTGCCCCGTCAACGAGTAATTTGCCCCCAATCGGTCATGAATTCTATCCCTCTGCGATTCACGATGATCATACAGCAGTAGGGGGCGTAACGCTGCTGAATAGGAGCCAAATCGCTGCCCGCCATGCCGTACCGAAGGAACTGCCAATATTCACCGGCGAACCCGAGGAGTGGCCTCTGTTTTTTGCCTCATACGAGAACACGACGCATCTGTGTGGACTCACAGCCGAAGAAAACATGATACGACTCCAGCGGTGCTTAAAGGAAAGGCGCTAG
- the LOC134221516 gene encoding uncharacterized protein LOC134221516 has translation MADYMRKGYIRKLTADESKKTGDRTWYLPIFPVFNPNKPGKVRIVFDAAASFGGVSLNSVLMKGPDQLNSLPPVLYKFRERLVGLGGDVAEMFHQMRMNVKDADSQRIVWFANNETTEPCDYVLQVVSFGATCSPSTALFVLNNNATRFESKYPAAVDAIHHRHYVDDMLTSVDTEEDAIQLAKDVRYIHLQGEAIAENPSHEKSMEMNADLVMEKVLGMWWSTTTDVFRYKLCTDRNRDILLGTKHPTKRDMLRMLMAIYDPLGLIGNYLMYLKVLLQEVWRARTGWDEEIGKKELEKWHTWLLIMPELQSVEIPRCYYQAESIDEARIELHTFVDASELGYAAVSYYRFEKNERIHCALVGSKTRVAPLKFVSIPRLELQAAVIGTRLAVSIEAGHSIKVERRYFWTDARSFRVGEILELTEVNEWRWLSSKSNVADDGTKWKNKPDLSSGSRWFNGPSFLWKSKDEWPDCSLNNVETSEEIRSSVLHHSEESVSSILLPQDYSSWNHLRRVTAFVQRFVGNVKLKISGQQLNAGPLTQKELHMAEIFQIKRAQKEVFSDELAIIAIEHRRLHKKNALYKLSPFIDEQGLMRINSRLSECDFLDKNTKYPIVLPRDHPVTSLIVREVHLRYHHQCHETCINEVRKRFHIPRVRAVYDRVRRGCQVCKLQRAEPAPPTMAPLPKARLAAFVRPFSYVGVDFFGPFFVVVGRHHEKRWGVIVTCLTTRAIHLELAASLNTSSCILALNSCFARRGTPIEIVSDRGTNFVGADKELKEAVAAMEYDNLVTEFTSPKTSWRFNPPASPHMGGCWERLIQSVKKVLTKVKPSRVPTEEVLRSYLVEVENIINSRPLTHVPVDDCSSPALTPNHFLLGSLDGSKPLVPYDDCPLAMLRSWKASQVLANHFWKWWVVEYLPTITRRAKWFYPVRPIAVGEIVVIADSALPKNCYPKGRVMSMKTSIDGQVRSAVVQTASGLYERPAVKLAILDIGAERSKPDLGSPTEGDCCVHPLREPAPTDQPQ, from the exons ATGGCGGACTACATGCGGAAAGGGTATATTCGCAAGCTGACGGCGGACGAAAGCAAGAAGACGGGAGATAGAACATGGTACCTACCGATCTTCCCGGTGTTTAACCCTAACAAACCAGGGAAAGTTAGGATTGTTTTCGACGCTGCTGCTTCATTCGGAGGAGTCTCCTTGAACTCTGTATTAATGAAGGGTCCAGATCAGCTCAACAGCCTACCACCTGTGCTGTATAAGTTCCGAGAGCGGTTGGTAGGTTTGGGGGGAGATGTTGCAGAGATGTTTCATCAGATGCGTATGAATGTCAAAGATGCGGATAGTCAACGGATTGTATGGTTCGCCAATAACGAGACAACGGAGCCATGTGATTATGTTCTGCAGGTAGTGTCATTCGGTGCAACATGTTCACCCAGCACCGCACTCTTCGTCCTGAATAATAACGCTACCCGATTCGAGAGTAAATATCCTGCCGCCGTTGATGCTATCCACCACCGGCACTACGTTGACGATATGTTAACAAGTGTAGACACCGAGGAAGATGCTATTCAATTGGCAAAAGATGTTCGATACATTCATCTGCAAGGAG AAGCAATTGCTGAAAACCCTAGTcatgaaaaatcgatggaaaTGAACGCCGACCTTGTTATGGAGAAGGTTTTAGGCATGTGGTGGAGCACTACGACAGATGTATTCCGATACAAGCTCTGCACGGACCGCAACCGAGATATTCTACTAGGAACGAAGCATCCAACCAAAAGGGATATGCTCCGAATGCTGATGGCCATCTACGACCCTTTGGGTCTTATTGGAAACTATCTAATGTACTTAAAAGTACTTCTGCAGGAGGTCTGGAGAGCAAGAACAGGATGGGATGAAGAAATCGGAAAAAAGGAGCTAGAAAAATGGCACACATGGTTGCTGATTATGCCGGAACTGCAATCGGTTGAAATTCCTCGTTGCTACTACCAGGCAGAAAGTATTGACGAAGCAAGAATCGAACTTCATACGTTCGTCGATGCAAGTGAGCTAGGGTACGCAGCGGTTTCTTATTACCGGTTTGAGAAGAACGAACGCATCCATTGCGCACTAGTAGGCAGCAAGACTCGAGTAGCTCCTCTTAAGTTTGTCTCTATTCCCCGGCTAGAACTGCAAGCGGCAGTCATAGGCACACGTTTGGCCGTGAGTATCGAAGCTGGACATTCCATTAAAGTAGAGCGCCGATACTTCTGGACAGATGCTCGAT CCTTCCGCGTGGGTGAAATATTAGAGTTGACAGAAGTTAACGAATGGAGATGGCTAAGCAGTAAATCCAACGTAGCTGACGATGGCACAAAGTGGAAGAATAAACCGGATCTATCGTCGGGAAGCCGTTGGTTTAATGGGCCCTCATTTTTGTGGAAATCCAAAGATGAATGGCCGGACTGTTCACTGAATAACGTAGAAACCTCTGAAGAGATTCGCTCGAGCGTATTACATCACTCAGAAGAAAGTGTTAGTAGCATTCTATTGCCACAGGACTACTCTTCGTGGAATCATCTGCGACGCGTGACTGCCTTCGTTCAAAGATTCGTAGGTAacgttaaattgaaaataagtggCCAACAACTCAACGCTGGACCGCTCACCCAGAAGGAACTTCACATGGCGGAGATTTTTCAAATTAAGCGAGCACAGAAGGAAGTGTTCTCAGACGAATTAGCGATAATCGCAATTGAACACCGTCGTCTTCATAAGAAAAATGCCCTGTATAAGCTCAGCCCGTTTATCGACGAGCAGGGCCTCATGCGGATCAATAGTCGGTTGAGCGAATGTGACTTTCTGGACAAAAACACCAAGTATCCCATCGTACTCCCAAGAGACCATCCAGTCACATCCCTCATTGTGCGTGAAGTTCATCTACGTTATCATCACCAATGTCACGAGACTTGCATAAACGAAGTACGTAAGCGATTCCACATTCCACGAGTTCGCGCTGTTTATGATCGAGTTCGACGAGGTTGTCAAGTCTGCAAATTACAACGTGCTGAACCTGCCCCACCAACCATGGCCCCTCTACCAAAAGCCAGATTGGCAGCCTTTGTTCGCCCGTTTTCATATGTGGGTGTTGACTTTTTTGGGCCCTTTTTTGTAGTCGTCGGTCGTCATCATGAAAAGCGCTGGGGCGTCATTGTAACATGTCTCACGACCAGAGCAATACATCTCGAGCTGGCAGCCTCGTTGAATACAAGCTCGTGTATCCTTGCCCTGAATAGCTGTTTTGCTCGACGAGGGACTCCAATCGAAATTGTTAGCGATCGTGGTACAAATTTCGTGGGTGCGGACAAAGagttaaaagaagcagtagcgGCGATGGAATATGACAATCTAGTGACAGAATTCACATCGCCAAAAACATCATGGCGTTTCAACCCCCCTGCGTCGCCTCATATGGGGGGTTGTTGGGAGCGCCTCATACAATCAGTAAAAAAGGTCCTAACTAAAGTAAAGCCATCGCGAGTACCTACCGAAGAAGTGTTGAGGAGCTATCTGGTTGAAGTGGAAAACATCATCAACAGCCGACCATTAACACACGTGCCCGTAGATGACTGTTCGTCACCGGCGCTAACACCCAACCATTTTTTATTGGGATCATTGGATGGGTCGAAACCGTTGGTTCCATACGATGATTGCCCATTGGCAATGCTGCGTTCCTGGAAAGCCTCGCAGGTCCTCGCCAACCATTTTTGGAAGTGGTGGGTAGTAGAATATCTTCCCACAATTACCCGTCGAGCAAAATGGTTTTATCCAGTGCGACCCATTGCGGTAGGAGAAATCGTAGTAATAGCTGATTCGGCGCTGCCGAAAAACTGTTACCCTAAAGGCAGGGTGATGTCGATGAAGACTTCCATAGATGGGCAAGTTCGGTCGGCAGTTGTCCAGACTGCTTCTGGATTATACGAGCGGCCCGCAGTTAAACTGGCTATTTTAGACATAGGTGCAGAAAGGAGTAAGCCGGACCTAGGTTCACCTACTGAGGGGGACTGTTGCGTACACCCATTACGCGAACCCGCACCTACGGATCAACCGCAATGA
- the LOC134219690 gene encoding uncharacterized protein LOC134219690 — translation MGIRHLETYICTDVRKGFVSVNIESEIKRHYAEPNPIAPIIVIDLMALYRPVSSIDFPGLLCGGRFNQVTDLLEQFFGKLQTLRAKLVFFFDGPVQNTKYDTWVMRQDDKYHKMLNIINAVDTGRDLTWIVNRFHQIIPNNTLYPLFMVARKYGETIISIMNECDQEMAAYAKKMKAMAIISNDTDFMIYEGFWRYWSAKDINFDTLDTKAYNRVALVKNLGLSFQQMRLFATLGGNDIIKYDEVRQFHSTLGQPRDKFPRLAEFVRSQPLPNRLKIGAVLENLLCRVFGRAAVNDDLKERFIASLDFYDTNYEIHHTNDSSDPVLDALMKMNQTFCYQVWTDKPVNVTAYFLDMRKGEFGEHYPSLVIQLFMRQAGIILYHKRILSDCSKRTIVIKMSHEAGYSFQEVSVQFPTHVEPPLLLNMITQQDNDQTNSLEVGVQLYCWIASDSLDYRRLQPVPEQLWAPVLTLYCLVEKQMIQIVEADTLLQVAHDVAFRTYDVKAVSYPTKLAKRPFRIAFLFLKIYNHFNKAGRLLGFEEQPFLLFDGVLFHNLYAELTDREEKTLDQIKEWRIYADSTGQVKK, via the exons ATGGGGATTCGTCATTTGGAAACCTATATTTGCACTGATGTTAGAAAAGGCTTTGTCAGCGTAAACATTGAATCTGAAATAAA GAGGCATTATGCAGAACCAAACCCCATTGCACCGATCATTGTAATTGACCTTATGGCCCTTTACCGTCCGGTGTCTAGCATAGACTTTCCGGGATTGCTATGTGGCGGACGCTTTAATCAAGTGACCGATTTGCTGGAACAATTTTTCGGAAAGCTACAAACCCTAAGAGCAAAGTTAGTATTCTTTTTTGATGGACCagtgcaaaacacaaaatacgATACGTGGGTGATGCGTCAAGACGATAAGTACCACAAGATGCTGAACATCATCAATGCTGTAGATACAGGGCGAGATCTGACCTGGATAGTCAATCGTTTTCACCAAATTATTCCTAACAATACGTTATACCCACTTTTTATGGTGGCACGCAAATATGGAGAAACGATAATTTCAATAATGAATGAGTGCGATCAGGAAATGGCAGCATATGCTAAAAAGATGAAAGCTATGGCAATAATATCGAACGACACTGATTTCATGATCTACGAAGGCTTTTGGCGTTATTGGTCTGCCAAGGATATCAATTTTGACACTCTTGATACAAAGGCCTACAACCGAGTTGCGTTGGTCAAAAACTTGGGATTGTCTTTCCAGCAAATGCGTCTTTTTGCCACATTGGGTGGTAATGACATAATAAAGTATGATGAGGTTCGGCAGTTTCACTCCACGCTAGGGCAACCCAGAGATAAATTCCCAAGGCTGGCGGAATTTGTTCGAAGCCAGCCACTACCGAATCGTTTGAAGATAGGTGCAGTCCTAGAAAACTTGTTGTGTCGTGTCTTCGGAAGAGCTGCTGTTAATGATGATCTGAAGGAACGTTTCATAGCAAGTTTGGATTTTTATGATACA AATTACGAAATCCACCATACCAATGACTCGAGCGATCCCGTACTTGATGCCTTGATGAAAATGAATCAAACCTTCTGTTATCAGGTGTGGACGGATAAGCCAGTCAATGTGACGGCGTATTTTTTGGACATGCGGAAAGGAGAATTCGGAGAACACTATCCAAGTTTGGTAATCCAATTATTTATGCGGCAAGCTGGTATCATTCTCTACCATAAACGCATCCTGTCGGACTGTTCGAAGCGAACAATTGTAATCAAAATGAGCCATGAAGCGGGATACTCTTTTCAGGAAGTTTCAGTCCAGTTTCCAACGCATGTAGAGCCACCTCTTTTGTTGAACATGATTACGCAACAAGATAACGACCAAACCAATTCGCTAGAAGTGGGAGTCCAGTTGTACTGTTGGATAGCTTCTGATAGCCTGGACTACCGCCGCTTGCAGCCGGTGCCGGAACAATTATGGGCTCCAGTGTTGACACTCTACTGCCTCGTGGAGAAGCAAATGATCCAGATAGTGGAAGCCGATACTCTGCTTCAAGTGGCACATGACGTTGCGTTCCGAACATACGATGTTAAAGCCGTATCATATCCCACAAAGCTCGCCAAGCGCCCGTTTCGAATTGCTTTTCTCTTTCTGAAGATTTACAATCATTTTAACAAAGCTGGGCGCCTATTGGGATTCGAAGAGCAACCGTTTCTACTTTTTGATGGGGTACTATTTCACAATCTTTACGCGGAATTGACAGACAGAGAAGAAAAGACCCTAGATCAGATTAAGGAATGGAGAATCTACGCAGATTCGACTGGTcaagtaaaaaaataa
- the LOC134226877 gene encoding zinc finger protein 2-like isoform X1 — protein MENAQIDSFQLLPSGDPCRLCLKKCEQSYGLYVNSPDGILRELPKKILDCIALVVTDNEPHIFSKLVCSDCICKLDYFYEFRENCRKCQAFFSEMLMFCQAEAAIERQQEQQQQHAHDVHQQILPEISFPGHDFLMDGSTNKDYEYIIQSLEKEDILFSANVEALELKKELEFSIQQNQQEEKFIPMVESSGPEGVIPSEETCFNNLEAIVESIAQQNASVGYAITETVPGNDLDYDDFVGIETVDDNRDASISEIQLQQIIEEPPKYESAIVTVAVPLASDETTEKVDPAESQTVVGQIPLMQAPNDRTCDICGKVCSTRTKLKIHRNTHLNVIPFHCTFEGCLKAFKSKKGLDEHMANHTGNFALSCNICGKGFLKQSNLTSHLRTHADQKTFRCNICKQATFKSKKALLDHRNRHLGLKPFECDQCGKQFTNQYLLEQHEKVVHTGVRFSCPQCDKTFTCKSYLKVHQRIHQNVRPFTCEVCNRGHVTRRDLEVHMTLHTGVKRFVCDVCGKDFARLNALTFHRRIHEPRRKSSENKEEDLPTANE, from the exons ATGGAGAACGCCCAGATTGATTCCTTCCAACTGTTACCAAGCGGAGACCCTTGTCGACTGTGTCTCAAGAAGTGCGAACAATCCTACGGCCTTTACGTAAACTCCCCGGACGGAATTTTGCGAGAGCTACCGAAAAAGATACTGGACTGCATTGCATTGGTTGTGACCGACAACGAGCCGCACATCTTTTCCAAACTGGTGTGCAGCGATTGTATCTGCAAGCTAGACTACTTCTATGAGTTTCGAGAAAATTGCCGTAAATGTCAGGCGTTCTTCAGCG AAATGCTTATGTTCTGTCAAGCGGAAGCTGCTATCGAACGTCAGCAGgaacaacagcagcaacatGCTCATGATGTCCATCAACAGATACTGCCAGAAATTAGCTTTCCTGGGCACGACTTCTTAATGGACGGAAGCACTAATAAGGATTATGAGTACATCATCCAAAGCCTGGAGAAGGAGGACATTTTGTTTTCTGCCAACGTAGAGGCTCTAGAG TTGAAAAAGGAGCTAGAGTTTTCGATTCAGCAAAATCAGCAGGAAGAGAAATTTATTCCTATGGTCGAATCCTCAGGGCCGGAAGGTGTAATCCCTAGCGAAGAAACTTGTTTTAATAATCTGGAAGCAATAGTGGAATCCATTGCGCAGCAGAACGCTTCCGTGGGATATGCAATCACCGAAACTGTTCCGGGGAACGATCTCGATTATGACGATTTTGTGGGTATTGAAACAGTAGACGACAACAGAGATGCT TCAATTTCAGAGATTCAACTTCAGCAAATTATCGAGGAGCCTCCAAAGTACGAGTCTGCAATAGTAACTGTTGCTGTCCCATTAGCGTCAGATGAAACTACGGAGAAAGTTGATCCTGCGGAATCCCAAACCGTGGTTGGGCAGATACCTCTTATGCAAGCCCCAAATGACCGCACATGTGATATTTGTGGAAAAGTCTGCTCCACTCGCACAAAACTGAAAATCCACCGAAACACGCACCTCAACGTGATTCCATTTCATTGTACCTTTGAAGGTTGCCTCAAAGCATTCAAATCAAAGAAAGGTTTGGATGAACACATGGCGAATCACACTGGAAATTTTGCACTGTCTTGTAACATTTGCGGAAAAGGCTTCTTGAAGCAGAGCAACCTAACTAGTCATCTCAGGACTCACGCGGATCAAAAAACATTCCGCTGCAACATTTGTAAGCAAGCCACCTTTAAGAGCAAGAAAGCTCTCCTCGATCACAGAAATCGTCACCTAGGTTTGAAACCGTTCGAATGTGATCAATGTGGGAAGCAGTTTACCAATCAATATCTTCTGGAACAGCACGAGAAGGTCGTCCACACCGGGGTTCGGTTCTCATGTCCTCAGTGCGATAAAACATTCACCTGTAAAAGTTATCTGAAGGTACATCAACGGATACACCAGAATGTTCGACCGTTCACGTGCGAAGTTTGCAACCGAGGGCATGTAACGAGGCGGGATTTGGAAGTGCACATGACTTTGCACACCGGAGTAAAGCGATTTGTCTGTGACGTGTGCGGTAAGGATTTTGCACGTTTGAATGCACTAACGTTTCACAGGAGAATACATGAGCCCCGTAGAAAAAGTTCCGAGAATAAAGAGGAGGATTTGCCTACGGCAAATGAGTAG
- the LOC134226877 gene encoding zinc finger protein 239-like isoform X2 — translation MENAQIDSFQLLPSGDPCRLCLKKCEQSYGLYVNSPDGILRELPKKILDCIALVVTDNEPHIFSKLVCSDCICKLDYFYEFRENCRKCQAFFSEMLMFCQAEAAIERQQEQQQQHAHDVHQQILPEISFPGHDFLMDGSTNKDYEYIIQSLEKEDILFSANVEALELKKELEFSIQQNQQEEKFIPMVESSGPEGVIPSEETCFNNLEAIVESIAQQNASVGYAITETVPGNDLDYDDFSISEIQLQQIIEEPPKYESAIVTVAVPLASDETTEKVDPAESQTVVGQIPLMQAPNDRTCDICGKVCSTRTKLKIHRNTHLNVIPFHCTFEGCLKAFKSKKGLDEHMANHTGNFALSCNICGKGFLKQSNLTSHLRTHADQKTFRCNICKQATFKSKKALLDHRNRHLGLKPFECDQCGKQFTNQYLLEQHEKVVHTGVRFSCPQCDKTFTCKSYLKVHQRIHQNVRPFTCEVCNRGHVTRRDLEVHMTLHTGVKRFVCDVCGKDFARLNALTFHRRIHEPRRKSSENKEEDLPTANE, via the exons ATGGAGAACGCCCAGATTGATTCCTTCCAACTGTTACCAAGCGGAGACCCTTGTCGACTGTGTCTCAAGAAGTGCGAACAATCCTACGGCCTTTACGTAAACTCCCCGGACGGAATTTTGCGAGAGCTACCGAAAAAGATACTGGACTGCATTGCATTGGTTGTGACCGACAACGAGCCGCACATCTTTTCCAAACTGGTGTGCAGCGATTGTATCTGCAAGCTAGACTACTTCTATGAGTTTCGAGAAAATTGCCGTAAATGTCAGGCGTTCTTCAGCG AAATGCTTATGTTCTGTCAAGCGGAAGCTGCTATCGAACGTCAGCAGgaacaacagcagcaacatGCTCATGATGTCCATCAACAGATACTGCCAGAAATTAGCTTTCCTGGGCACGACTTCTTAATGGACGGAAGCACTAATAAGGATTATGAGTACATCATCCAAAGCCTGGAGAAGGAGGACATTTTGTTTTCTGCCAACGTAGAGGCTCTAGAG TTGAAAAAGGAGCTAGAGTTTTCGATTCAGCAAAATCAGCAGGAAGAGAAATTTATTCCTATGGTCGAATCCTCAGGGCCGGAAGGTGTAATCCCTAGCGAAGAAACTTGTTTTAATAATCTGGAAGCAATAGTGGAATCCATTGCGCAGCAGAACGCTTCCGTGGGATATGCAATCACCGAAACTGTTCCGGGGAACGATCTCGATTATGACGATTTT TCAATTTCAGAGATTCAACTTCAGCAAATTATCGAGGAGCCTCCAAAGTACGAGTCTGCAATAGTAACTGTTGCTGTCCCATTAGCGTCAGATGAAACTACGGAGAAAGTTGATCCTGCGGAATCCCAAACCGTGGTTGGGCAGATACCTCTTATGCAAGCCCCAAATGACCGCACATGTGATATTTGTGGAAAAGTCTGCTCCACTCGCACAAAACTGAAAATCCACCGAAACACGCACCTCAACGTGATTCCATTTCATTGTACCTTTGAAGGTTGCCTCAAAGCATTCAAATCAAAGAAAGGTTTGGATGAACACATGGCGAATCACACTGGAAATTTTGCACTGTCTTGTAACATTTGCGGAAAAGGCTTCTTGAAGCAGAGCAACCTAACTAGTCATCTCAGGACTCACGCGGATCAAAAAACATTCCGCTGCAACATTTGTAAGCAAGCCACCTTTAAGAGCAAGAAAGCTCTCCTCGATCACAGAAATCGTCACCTAGGTTTGAAACCGTTCGAATGTGATCAATGTGGGAAGCAGTTTACCAATCAATATCTTCTGGAACAGCACGAGAAGGTCGTCCACACCGGGGTTCGGTTCTCATGTCCTCAGTGCGATAAAACATTCACCTGTAAAAGTTATCTGAAGGTACATCAACGGATACACCAGAATGTTCGACCGTTCACGTGCGAAGTTTGCAACCGAGGGCATGTAACGAGGCGGGATTTGGAAGTGCACATGACTTTGCACACCGGAGTAAAGCGATTTGTCTGTGACGTGTGCGGTAAGGATTTTGCACGTTTGAATGCACTAACGTTTCACAGGAGAATACATGAGCCCCGTAGAAAAAGTTCCGAGAATAAAGAGGAGGATTTGCCTACGGCAAATGAGTAG